A stretch of the Fusobacterium varium genome encodes the following:
- a CDS encoding GTP-binding protein, whose translation MKIKNIAIIAHVDHGKTTLVDCLLRQAGVFGSHELEKVEERVMDSNDIEKERGITIFSKNASVQYKDYKINIVDTPGHADFGGEVQRIMKMVESVVLLVDAFEGPMPQTKYVLKKALEQGHRPIVVVNKVDKPNARPEEVLYMVYDLFIELNANDLQLDFPVVYASGKGGFAKKELTDISDDMTPLFETILDHVDDPEGDPEKPMQFLITNIAYDNYVGKLAVGRIHNGIVKRNQEVMLIKRDGKMMKGKISVLYGYEGLKRTEIQEAQAGDIVCIAGIDNIDIGETFADVNDPVALPLIDIDEPTLAMTFMVNDSPFAGKEGKFVTSRHIWERLQKELQTNVSMRVEATDAPDAFVVKGRGELQLSILLENMRREGFEIQVSKPRVLMKEENGQRMEPIEMALIDVDECYTGVVIEKIGSRKGEMVSMVPGADGYTRLEFKVPARGLIGFRNEFLTDTKGTGIINHSFFSFEPHKGEIPMRTKGVLIATEPGVTVPYALNNIQDRGILFLDPGVPVYEGMIVGEHNRENDLVVNVCKTKKLTNMRAAGTDDAVKLATPRRFSLEQALDYIAEDELVEVTPTNIRLRKKVLKEGERRKFEKRNED comes from the coding sequence ATGAAAATCAAAAACATAGCAATAATTGCCCATGTTGACCACGGAAAAACAACACTAGTAGATTGTCTTTTAAGACAAGCAGGAGTATTTGGGAGCCATGAACTTGAAAAAGTAGAAGAAAGAGTAATGGACTCAAATGATATTGAAAAAGAAAGAGGAATAACTATCTTCTCTAAAAATGCATCTGTACAGTATAAAGACTATAAAATTAATATAGTTGATACTCCTGGACATGCTGACTTTGGTGGAGAAGTACAGAGAATTATGAAAATGGTAGAATCTGTTGTACTACTAGTTGATGCCTTTGAGGGACCTATGCCTCAAACTAAATATGTTTTGAAAAAAGCTTTGGAACAAGGACACAGACCTATAGTTGTAGTTAATAAAGTAGACAAACCAAATGCAAGACCAGAAGAGGTATTGTATATGGTTTATGATCTTTTCATAGAGTTGAATGCAAATGACCTTCAATTAGATTTCCCAGTAGTATATGCTTCTGGAAAAGGTGGTTTTGCTAAAAAAGAACTTACTGATATAAGTGATGATATGACTCCATTATTTGAGACTATCCTTGATCATGTTGATGATCCAGAAGGAGATCCTGAAAAACCAATGCAGTTTCTTATTACAAATATAGCTTATGATAACTATGTTGGAAAATTAGCTGTAGGAAGAATACATAATGGAATTGTAAAAAGAAATCAAGAAGTTATGCTTATAAAAAGAGATGGAAAGATGATGAAAGGGAAGATTTCAGTCCTTTATGGATATGAGGGATTGAAAAGAACTGAAATTCAGGAAGCTCAGGCTGGAGATATAGTTTGTATAGCAGGTATAGATAATATAGATATTGGAGAAACATTTGCTGATGTAAATGACCCAGTTGCTTTGCCACTTATAGACATAGATGAACCTACTCTTGCAATGACTTTTATGGTAAATGATTCACCATTTGCTGGAAAAGAAGGAAAATTTGTAACTTCTAGACATATATGGGAAAGACTGCAAAAAGAACTTCAAACAAACGTAAGTATGAGAGTAGAGGCAACAGATGCTCCAGATGCTTTCGTTGTAAAAGGAAGAGGAGAACTTCAACTTTCTATACTTCTTGAAAATATGAGAAGAGAAGGATTTGAAATACAGGTTTCAAAACCAAGAGTTCTTATGAAAGAAGAAAATGGACAAAGAATGGAACCAATTGAAATGGCTCTTATCGATGTTGATGAATGTTATACAGGTGTAGTTATAGAAAAAATAGGAAGCAGAAAGGGAGAAATGGTTTCTATGGTTCCAGGTGCTGATGGATATACACGTTTAGAATTCAAAGTACCAGCAAGAGGACTTATAGGATTTAGAAATGAATTCCTTACAGACACTAAAGGAACTGGAATAATTAATCATTCATTCTTTAGTTTTGAGCCTCATAAAGGAGAAATTCCTATGAGAACTAAAGGTGTTCTTATTGCAACTGAACCAGGAGTAACAGTTCCATATGCTCTTAATAACATTCAAGACAGAGGAATACTGTTCCTTGATCCAGGTGTTCCTGTATATGAAGGAATGATAGTTGGAGAGCATAATAGAGAAAATGACCTTGTAGTAAATGTCTGTAAAACTAAAAAACTTACTAATATGAGAGCAGCAGGAACTGATGATGCTGTTAAGTTAGCAACTCCTAGAAGATTCAGTTTAGAGCAGGCTCTTGATTATATAGCAGAAGATGAATTAGTTGAAGTAACTCCAACAAATATCAGATTAAGAAAAAAAGTCCTTAAAGAAGGGGAAAGAAGAAAATTTGAAAAGAGAAATGAAGACTAA
- a CDS encoding putative methyltransferase: protein MDAVELVEHNIEIFRQNTQPDENITIRQGNAMDLSGFSDNQYDITLLLGPMYHLYTIEDKHQALKEAIRVTKPGGVIFAAYVISDMCILDEGFNRNNINVEKYIEEGLIDAQIFATKSQPKDLFELVRKENIDDLMSKFSVSRLHYVASNGCTLFMREKIDAMDDKTFELYLKYHFATCEREDLIGFTNNSLDIFRKY from the coding sequence GTGGATGCAGTGGAGTTAGTAGAACATAACATAGAAATTTTTCGTCAGAATACTCAACCTGATGAAAATATAACAATTAGGCAAGGAAATGCTATGGATTTATCTGGATTTTCAGACAATCAATATGATATTACATTATTGTTAGGTCCCATGTATCATCTTTATACTATAGAAGATAAGCATCAAGCTTTAAAGGAAGCAATTCGAGTAACAAAGCCAGGAGGAGTTATTTTTGCTGCATATGTTATATCTGATATGTGTATTCTTGATGAAGGATTCAATCGTAATAATATTAATGTTGAAAAATATATTGAAGAAGGTTTGATTGATGCTCAAATATTTGCCACTAAATCACAGCCAAAAGATTTATTTGAACTTGTTCGTAAAGAAAATATTGATGATTTGATGTCAAAATTTTCTGTATCACGATTACACTATGTTGCATCAAATGGTTGTACTTTATTTATGCGTGAAAAGATAGATGCCATGGATGATAAAACATTTGAATTATATTTAAAATATCATTTTGCAACTTGTGAACGTGAAGATTTGATAGGATTTACCAATAATTCACTTGATATATTCAGGAAATATTAA
- a CDS encoding ferredoxin has translation MNIKRIWAVYFSATGTTEKIATKIAARIADKMNIEFKFFDFTLPNIRNDIPVFEKSDCIIFGMPVYAGRIPNLLLKYLTSVKGNDALAVPIVLFGNRNYDDALIELRDILEKNNFHTIGAGAFIGEHSFSSILAKNRPDDKDILIAESFGEKISEKLLNLISPPEFPIKVTGNPYPYKGYYQPHNKDNNLIDMKKVKPLTAANCTDCKICVTVCPMGSIEYEDVSIVSGICIKCGACIKKCPVHAKYYTDENYLFHKKDLEEKFKRRAEPDLFT, from the coding sequence ATGAATATAAAAAGAATATGGGCAGTATATTTCAGTGCAACTGGAACTACAGAAAAAATAGCTACAAAAATAGCAGCTAGAATAGCAGATAAAATGAATATTGAATTTAAATTTTTTGATTTTACTCTCCCAAATATTAGAAATGATATTCCTGTTTTTGAAAAAAGTGATTGTATAATCTTTGGGATGCCTGTATATGCTGGACGTATTCCTAATCTTCTTCTAAAATACCTGACATCTGTAAAAGGCAATGATGCTCTTGCTGTTCCAATAGTTCTATTTGGCAATAGAAATTATGATGATGCTTTGATTGAACTTAGAGATATATTAGAAAAAAATAATTTTCATACTATAGGTGCTGGAGCTTTTATTGGAGAACATTCATTTTCATCTATATTGGCTAAAAATAGACCTGATGACAAAGATATACTTATAGCTGAAAGTTTTGGTGAAAAAATTTCTGAAAAATTATTAAATTTAATATCTCCCCCTGAATTTCCTATTAAAGTAACTGGAAACCCCTACCCATACAAAGGATATTATCAGCCTCATAATAAAGATAACAATCTCATTGACATGAAAAAAGTTAAACCTCTTACAGCTGCAAACTGTACTGATTGTAAAATTTGTGTAACTGTCTGTCCTATGGGATCTATTGAATATGAAGATGTATCTATAGTTTCAGGGATTTGTATAAAATGTGGAGCTTGTATAAAAAAATGCCCTGTTCATGCAAAGTATTATACAGATGAAAATTATCTTTTTCATAAAAAAGACTTGGAAGAAAAATTTAAGAGAAGGGCTGAACCTGATCTTTTTACATAA
- a CDS encoding UDP-glucose 4-epimerase, translating into MKNILVTGGAGYIGSHAVAELLDSGYSVVVIDSLENGFMQLVDKRAKFYHGNVQDNNMMDKIFNENKIDAVMHFAGYIRVPESVVEPNKYYMNNTYTVMCLLESMKKNNIKNIVFSSTAAVYGDVKEPEPVDENHSKDPINPYGMSKLISERIIIDCAAAYGFNYSIFRYFNVGGAHEKHNIGQMGEGITALIPLILKAAKGTIPKLSIYGNDFDTKDGTGVRDYIHVVDLVKAHILSLKTLEKNISGIYNLGNGSGFTVLEMLNAAKEVTKIDIPAEITSRRPGDPPCVIASSKKAMSELGWKPYYTNVKDIIRTAWEWNLKVK; encoded by the coding sequence ATGAAAAATATTTTAGTTACAGGGGGAGCTGGATATATTGGAAGTCATGCTGTGGCTGAACTTCTTGATTCTGGTTATTCTGTAGTTGTTATAGATAGTTTAGAAAATGGTTTTATGCAGCTTGTAGATAAAAGAGCAAAATTCTATCATGGAAATGTTCAAGACAATAATATGATGGATAAAATATTTAATGAAAATAAAATAGACGCTGTAATGCACTTTGCTGGGTATATAAGAGTTCCTGAAAGTGTTGTAGAGCCCAATAAATATTATATGAATAATACTTATACTGTCATGTGTCTATTAGAATCAATGAAAAAAAATAACATTAAAAATATAGTCTTTTCTTCTACTGCTGCTGTTTATGGAGATGTAAAAGAGCCTGAACCAGTGGATGAAAATCACTCAAAAGATCCTATAAATCCTTATGGAATGAGCAAACTTATATCAGAAAGAATTATCATAGATTGTGCAGCAGCTTATGGATTTAATTATTCTATATTCAGATATTTTAATGTAGGTGGAGCTCATGAAAAACATAATATTGGTCAAATGGGTGAAGGTATTACTGCACTTATTCCTCTCATACTGAAAGCTGCAAAAGGAACCATTCCAAAACTTTCTATTTATGGTAATGATTTTGATACCAAAGATGGAACAGGAGTAAGAGATTATATTCATGTTGTGGATTTAGTCAAAGCACATATCCTTTCCCTTAAAACATTAGAAAAAAATATAAGTGGTATATATAATCTTGGAAATGGAAGTGGTTTCACAGTTCTTGAAATGCTTAATGCTGCTAAAGAAGTAACTAAAATAGATATTCCAGCAGAAATTACATCAAGAAGACCTGGTGATCCGCCTTGTGTCATAGCTTCAAGTAAAAAAGCCATGTCTGAGCTTGGATGGAAACCCTATTATACTAATGTAAAAGATATAATAAGAACTGCATGGGAATGGAATTTAAAGGTGAAATAA